Part of the Methylophaga nitratireducenticrescens genome is shown below.
TGTATACCTCTCGACTGGGTCCCTTTGAAAAAATGCAGGTTTGGGAGACAGCCGATAGTGTTCTGCAATTCTCGGCAGCTGAAATCGGCATCGACTATCTTGGCCATATTGTTGAAAATCAGCTTATTCAGCATCAGGCAATCGCTTTAGCCGCCAACCATCAGCAAATTGATTTAATCTGTCCCGAAAATCCACAACATTATCAGACTGGTCAAATCACTCTGAAAAATGGCAAAGTTTTAACCGCTGACCTCATTGTAGCTGCCGATGGATCACATTCCTTATTACGCGAGCAAGCCGGTATTAACAGCCGGGGCTGGGCTTACCACCAACATGGCCTGGTCGCGACAATACATACTGAACAGCCGCATCAGAAAACCGCCTGGCAGCGTTTTTTACCCGGTGGCCCACTCGCCTTTTTACCATTAAATGATACACATTTGTGCTCGATCGTCTGGTCCTTACCAACTGAGCAGGCAGAACAACTTAAAGCGCTCAACAAAAACAGTTTTGAATTGAGACTGGCTGAAGCATTTGATCATCAACTGGGCAAAGTTGAGCTGGTTTCTGAACGAGCCAGCTTCCCGCTGGCATTAGCGCATGCCCGAGAATATGTGAAACCCGGGTTTGCCTTACTGGGTGATGCGGCGCACACCATTCACCCATTAGCCGGACAAGGTGTGAATATAGGTCTGCAGGATGCCAGGGCGTTGGCAGAAACCCTTGCCTGGGCAGTACAGCATCAACGTCAGATTGGCAGTTTGCATACGTTAAAAAAATATCAACGCCGTCGTTTAGCGGAAAATCTGCTGATGCAGTTCAGTATGGATGGTTTTCATCGACTGTTTACCCAGTCTGCTACACCTGTCAGCTGGTTGAGAACAGCCGGAATGAAGCAGGTCAACAAATCTCAGTGGTTGAAAAAACGTATTATGCTGCAGGCGATTGGCGCAAAATAAGTTGTCAGATGGGTAAAAACATCATCGAGGCCGCTTGCACCACCACCGTTTTTACTAATCGGCCGTTTTTCTGTGCAATGATGGCGGAAATATTATCCTGAGTCGCGATCATGCCACCAATAATACGTTGAAAACTCAAGTTCCTGGACTCATCCTGCAGGCTGTCACTGAGTAATAACCGCTTACCTTTTGCATCACGCTTTTCCGCCAGCATCCACGCCGCAATTTCGATATTTCGTGCGCTGTTATAAAGTTTTTGCTGATCAATAGATGACAGATAATAAAATTCTGACTGATTGTTGTACGACGCCATTAACATCCGCCGCATGCCCACAGTAAAGGCCAGTACTCTGTCTCCATCATAATCATCCGTCAGAGCCAGACGTATAATCTCGGTCGGTTCAAACCCATCCCATTTGGCAAAACCGACATCCGCCGGATACATAAATAATCTGGCTACGCTGTCTTCCAGTGTGCGCATATGACGATCATGACGCTGATTGGGATTGCGTTGATAAAGTTTGATAGTTAACGTTTTCAAATCCTGCATAACCCGTTGCTGATGCAGTTCGATCACATCATCAATGTTACTTTTGGCAAAGCTGGAAAGGTTGGGTGGACCGTCACTCGAATTGGCCGCGCAAGCTGAAAATAAACCGAAAACACTGCAAAGCAGGACAAGCTTAAGCCATTGCATCAAATAATCTCTCCTGAGTCGGAACATCCCTAAGGGCCTCAACCTGCAAGTAGGCCTGTACTTGGGCTGGCAATCTGTTCTGGACAGTATCCTCACGCTCAGTTTCACGATTAGTCAGACTGAAATTACGAATATAACGTGCTTGTTGACTATCATTTTCATTGGTTACCCCAATGACCGGACGGCTGATAACAGGCTGGCGATTTACATTATTGAAATCAGATTGTTTATCCAGCCCCACTGGGAGTCGAACAGACGACTCATCCGGTGGTTTTGTCGGAGTAAAAAGTACCGGTAGGTTACTATTGATTTGCATCCGAAGTTACCGGTTTATTGTGGCCATTATTACGCTTGCCGTCGCGTGGACGATTGTTATGGCTTTTATCTCCACGAGCTTTATTTTTATGGCGTGGGGCCGGATTTCGTTCAGCTTTGATTCTGGGCTGAGGTGTTTCCAACTGCTCATCAGTGCTTTGCGCTACTGGCAATTTATGTTTGATATAGTGCTCTATATCTGGCAACGAAAACGCATATTCCTCACAGGCCAGACTAATGGCGATACCACTGGCACCCGCCCGCGCAGTTCTCCCCGTACGATGCACATAGTCTTCAGCATCCTGCGGTAAATCAAAGTTGAACACATGACTGACTTCAGGAATATGTAACCCACGAGCGGCCACATCGGTTGCCACCAGATACGGAAACTCACCATCCTGGAAATGTTTTAACAGGCTTTCACGTTTTTTCTGCGGTACATCGCCAGATAATAAAGCGGCTTTGTAGCCGT
Proteins encoded:
- a CDS encoding UbiH/UbiF/VisC/COQ6 family ubiquinone biosynthesis hydroxylase, giving the protein MKNHYEVIIVGGGMVGATFALLLAKQTDLKIALVEAHQTEQLAVDDAPSQRVSAINPSSQRILTEINVWQNLYTSRLGPFEKMQVWETADSVLQFSAAEIGIDYLGHIVENQLIQHQAIALAANHQQIDLICPENPQHYQTGQITLKNGKVLTADLIVAADGSHSLLREQAGINSRGWAYHQHGLVATIHTEQPHQKTAWQRFLPGGPLAFLPLNDTHLCSIVWSLPTEQAEQLKALNKNSFELRLAEAFDHQLGKVELVSERASFPLALAHAREYVKPGFALLGDAAHTIHPLAGQGVNIGLQDARALAETLAWAVQHQRQIGSLHTLKKYQRRRLAENLLMQFSMDGFHRLFTQSATPVSWLRTAGMKQVNKSQWLKKRIMLQAIGAK